From Mucilaginibacter gotjawali:
GATGGTCATATTTTATTTCGGATTTCGTCCGCCAATGGGCGGATCGGATTTCGTTCATCATTAACTAAAATGTCGATTTGTAAAGATAAATTTGAAATCCGACTTTCGAAATTTATACAACATCAATAATTTATGGTTAAATTTGTTTAAAACGCAAGATGATGCAAACTACGCAAATCCGCCAAAAACTGCATGAATGTGTTGACAATAGTGAGGAGAAACTATTAAAACTTATGCTGGCATTGGCGAAGGAGTATAATGAGGACGAAGATCTTGAATTTGAGTTCACGGCAGAAGATATTAAGGTATTGGATGAACGAAGAGCAAAACGATTGAGCGGTGAAAGCAGTTTACACAGTTGGCAGGAAGCCAAAGATATCATCACCGGTAAGAAACCTATGTAATGGCCTATAGCCTGTTTATCCCAAAAGAAGCGATCATAGAAGTTCGCGAAGCATTTGAATGGTATGAGGGCAAAAGCAAGGTCTTGGCTATGAATTAATAAAAGAAATAGAAGCCTGTTATCAAATCATCGGTGATCACCCGGAGCGGTATTCTTATATTAATCGGCAATACAGGCGCATAAGAACCAGGCGTTTCCCCTATCTTGTGGTATTTGAAATTGAAGACAATAATATTATTGTTAATAGTGTACGCCATATTAAACGGAAACCCCGATAAGCGGAAGATAATTTCAGATTCCGACTTCCAAAGCCCCAAGTCCTATATTATTTTTAACTTCGCGGCGTTAACAACATCATATGAAATCTATCTGCGCTGTTCTTATATTTTTGTTTGTTTCCTTTTCTCTTCATGCCCAGAAATGGAACGTCGAAACCCCTCCCGGTACTCAAAAAAAAGTTCCCATAACCACAGATGAAGGCACATGGATGAACCTGGATGTAAGCCCCGATGGTAAAACTATCGCTTTTGATCTTTTGGGTGATATTTACTCCATGCCTATCACCGGTGGCAAAGCAACCTTGCTGGCGGGCGGCAAAGCGTGGGAGATTCAACCCCGTTTCAGCCCGGATGGTAAGCAGATATCCTATACCAGCGATAAAGACGGCGGCGATAACATTTGGATAATGAACAGCGATGGCAGCGATAAACATGCCGTTACCAAAGAGAGTTTCAGATTGCTCAACAATGCTTCATGGACGCCAGACGGACAGTTTTTTGTTGCCCGGAAACATTTTACTGGTACCCGCTCCCTGGGTGCAGGCGAAATGTGGCTATACCATAAAACCGGCGGCGAAGGCATACAATTAACCAAACGCAAAAACGACCAGGAGGATGCCGGCGAACCCATCGTTTCGCCGGATGGTAAATATATCTACTGGAGCGAGGACGTTACACCGGGCCCTGATTTTCAATATAATAAAGACCCTTACAAAGGCATTTATGCCATACAGCGCCTGAACCGCCAAACCGGCGCTATTGAGAATGTAACCGGCGGCCCGGGCGGCGCCTGCCGCCCCCAAATATCGTCCGACGGCAAATTGATGGCCTTTGTTAAACGGGTACGCTTAAAATCGGTATTGTACATTCATAATTTAAGTACCGGCGAGGAATGGCCCATATACGACGATCTATCACATGACCAGCAGGAAACCTGGGCCATTTTTGGCGTTTATCCAAATTTCGCCTGGTTGCCTAACAACAATAACATCATTATTTATGCAAAAGGTAAAATATGGAATATTGATGTTAATACGCTTAATGCGGCTCAAATACCTTTTGAGGTAACGTCGCAACAAACCATTACCGACGCCTTGCATTACCAGCAAAAGGTTTACCAGGAAACCTTCCCGGTTAAAATGATCCGGCAACTGACCACCTCGCCCGACGGGAAATATGTAGCCTTTAATGCGGCAGGTTATATCTACGTTAAAAGCTTGCCGGATGGCATCCCTTTCAGGGTTACTTACACCAATGATTTCGAATACGATCCCTCATTTAGTCCGGATGGTAAGTCATTGGTTTATATCGATTGGTCGGACGAGATGAAAGCATCTGTAAATAAAATTGAACTTCAAACCTGCCAGGTCACCAAACTGACGACCGAAAAAGGTTTTTATTATACGCCAAAATTCAACAATAAGGGCGATAAAGTAGTGTTCCGCAAAGGTGAAGGCAATGAAGTATCCGGCTATGCTTTTGGGAAAGACCCGGGCATTTACATCGTTTCTGCAAACGGCGGTAAACCGAAAATGATCATCAATAACGGTATCTATCCCCAGTTTTCAACCGATGATAGCAGGCTTTATTACCAAAGCTCCGAGGGTGATAAAAAAGCCTTCAAAATGATGGATACCACCGGCGCCAACCAGCAAACACTTTATACCTCGAAATATACTACCCAGTTTAACCCAAGCCCTGACGGCAAGTGGATGGCCTTTACCGAACTGTTCAACTGCTACATTACCCCGATGGTTTATACCGGCAGCCCGCAGGACCTATCGGCAACAAATAAAGCTATACCGTTAAGTAAGCTTACGCGCGACGCCGGAACTTACCTGCACTGGAGCAAAGACAGCCAAAAGCTGATGTGGACCCTCGGCCCAAAATATTTCACAAGGGATATCCGTAATGCCTTCCCGTTTGCTGAAGGCGGCACAGATAAGACCCCACCCATTGACACAGCCGGGATAGATATCGGCCTGAACATAAAAACTGACGTTCCTGATGGAAAGATCGCCCTTAAAAATGTGCGCATCATCACCATGCGGGGCGACGAGGTGATTGAAAACGGTACCATCCTGGTTAACGGGAATAAGATCACTACGATAGGCAAAGCAGCTGACGTTTTAATCCCGGATGACGCCAAGATCTACGACCTGTCCGGCAAAACTATTATGCCCGGCATCGTAGATGTACATGCGCATTTGCATGCCAGCCCTGACGGCATATCGCCTCAGCAGGATTGGAACTATTATGCTAACCTCGCCTACGGCGTTACTACAGCGCACGACCCCTCCAGCAATACGGAAATGGTGTTTAGCCAGGCGGAAATGCTGAAAGCCGGCAATATGGTGGGGCCGAGGGTTTATTCAACAGGCACCATCCTTTACGGCGCCGACGGCGACTTTAAGGCAGTGATCAACAGCATTGATGATGCCCGCTCCAACCTGCGCAGGCTAAAAGCGGTAGGTGCATTTTCAGTAAAAAGCTATAACCAGCCGCGCCGCGAGCAGCGCCAGCAGATCATTGAAGCGGCCCGCGAGTTACAGATGGAAGTTGTTCCGGAAGGCGGCTCCACCTTTTTTACCAACATGAATATGATCCTGGACGGGCATACCGGCATCGAACACAATATCCCTGTTTGGCCGGTTTATAAAGACGTTAAATCCCTTTGGAATGCCAGCAAAACAGGGTACACTCCTACCCTTATTGTATCTTATGGAACGCAGTTTGGCGAGAATTTCTGGTACGACCGCACCGAGGTTTGGAAAAACGAGCGCCTGCTTACCTATACCCCGCAATCCATTATCGATGCCCGCTCAAGGCGGAGGACGACCAGCGAATACGGCGATTACGGCCATATCGAAGTATCCAAATACGTAAAGCAGATAGCGGATGGCGGCACTAAGGTTAATTTAGGCTCGCACGGGCAGATCCAGGGCATTGGCGCCCATTGGGAACTGTGGATGCTGGTACAAGGCGGAATGTCACCTATGCAGGCCCTGCGCTGCGCCACCATGAATGGCGCTGCCTACCTCGGTATGGATAAGGAGATCGGCTCGTTGGAACTGGGCAAGTTGGCCGACCTGGTAGTTTTGGACGATAACCCGCTCGACAATATCCGCAACAGCGATAAAATTAAATACGTAATGGTGAACGGCAGGCTGTTTGATGCCAGCTCGATGAACGAGATTGGCAACCGCGAAAAAGTCAGGCAACCCTTCTGGTGGCAGCAAAACCGCGGCCAGATCAGCAGCCAGCCCCTCGGCAATACCGAAACCTATTTGTTTACAGCACAGGATGGTGACTGAGTTTTGATTTCGGATTTCGCCTGCCAGCCGCAGGATGGGATTTAAAATTTCAGCATTGCCAACATCCATAAATTTGCTTACTGGTGTTCCATGAAACGGTGGTACAGGTGGTACGGAGGAACAGCAGTGAAAAAAATCTGCATAAGCAGGGAAATTTAATAAAAACCGGCGAAGAACCGGCATGTCAGGCAAGCCATGGCCGATTCGATGGCCCTGTATATCAAATAATCCCTCCAAAACCCCCGTTCGTATCTGCAAAATCCTTTTTGGTGTAATAATTGATTTTATACGGAACCAATACGTTATTTTTAGAAAAGTTTAATAAACCAGGCCACTGTTAATTTGCTTTGTCTGATGCTTTGCATTATGATTAAGCTTCAATATACGACAGCACTTGTCAGTTTTTTTAACGTAACACATTATAAAATCTATATAAAACCTATACTTTATAAAATCTTTACTCCAACAGATGAAAAAATCATACACATACCTTATTTTACTGTGTATTTTATTTCATGCATCCTTTGCAAACGCACAACCTATTTCATTCCGGTTGGATTCAGTAAGGCAAAAATTAACAGCAGCAGTAGCAGATTATTACAAACGGTACCCGCAGGAGAAGATCTTTTTGCATACTGATCAAAACGTCTACGTCGGTGGACAAACCATTTGGTATAAAGCTTATGCACAGGCTTTTGGGAAACCCAGTATGCTTAGCGGGGTGGTTTACGTACGTTTATCGGATGCCCGAGGCCGGCTGATTAAACAGGATATGCTGCCGCTGAAAAATGGCACCGCCCATGGCAACATAGATTTGCCGGACACCCTGCCCACCAGCCGGTATCAAATGCGGGCTTTTACATCGTGGATGTTGAATTTTGATGATGATGGTATTTATCATCAGGACCTCTATATACAGAATACCCGTACACCCGTTAGCAAGATACCGGAAACAAACAATGTTAAGGCTTATCGGATTAATTTCTATCCCGAGGGCGGCGACCTCGTGGAAAGCAATCTGTCTGGTATTGCCTTTAAAGCGACGGATGAGCGTGGGTTACCTGTAAAAGTTTATGGCACCGTACTGAACGATAAAAAACAAATGGTCGCAAAATTGGCAACCGTGCACGATGGCTTGGGTAGTTTTGATCTGAAAACAGATGCCAACGAAACCTATACCGCAAAGGTTCATTTTCCGGATAGCAGCGTACAAACTATTGCTTTACCAAAAGTAAAAAAGACAGGTGCCGTCCTGCGCATTATCGCAAACACAACAACCGAATTGGAGGTGATGATCATTTACCAGGGCCAGCAAGGTAGCTATAAAGATATTATTGTAGCCGCTGTACAAAATAATGGTATATGCGGCACTTACCCTTTACAATTAAGTCGCGGTGCAAATGTGTTCAGTTTTAAAAAAAGCAGCTTTTCAACCGGGGTCCTCCGGTTAACCGTTTTTGACGAACGGGCATTACCGCTTGCCGAAAGACTGGTTTATATTAACAATAATGACCAGCTTAATCTTTCCGCACAAAAAGACACGGTAAGTTTTAACCCGAAAGGTAAAAATGTATTTACGCTGAATTTAAAGGGCGGCGATAATCAACCTGTAAAGGCAAACCTGTCTGTGGCTGTAACGGATGCCGGAATGGGGCCTGAGCCTGATAATAATATCTGCTCTTACTTCTTAATAAGTTCCGAGTTGCATGGCTACATTCATCAGCCGGCCTATTACTTCAGCAACAATAGCGATACGCTAAAACAGCAACTTGACCTGGTAATGTTAACCAGCGGCTGGCGGCATTTTAAATGGGATACGGTATTTAATGACAAACCCCGCCCATTAAAATATGCTTTTGAACACACGCCTGTGATAGCCGGCAAAATTAAAAATTATAACCAGAAGGACGACCTTCAGCTAAAAATGCTGATTACAAACAGCGATTCCAGTAAAAATTTAGTTATTGCAGAACCTGATAGTACAGGTGTTTTTATATTAAAAGACTACGACCGGGCAGGCACAGCAAACATCAGTTACGAAGTAGTAAATAAAAAAAATAAAAGACAGTCCGTAAAAGTGGCCTTTTTTAAGCGGGATGTAGACAGTGTGCAATTTATGGCCAGCCTCAGAGACACCACCATCATTCGGAAACCAGTAATTAGCCCTGCCTATATAGAAAATGCTAAAGCCGAACAACAAGCGCGTTTGAACAGCGGGGGGATTATTTTAAAAACCGTAAATATAAACGAACGGAAATTAAGCCCTACCGAAATACTGATTAAAAATCATGTACAGCATCTTGAAACTGACCATGCCTACACCCTTGACCTGGCAAATGCCCCCTCAATACCTCCGGGGAATATCATCACTTTTATTAACGGAAAGTTTCCGGGCTTAGTGATTACACCCTCTACAGATGGGCAGGGTGCAAGTAACTTCACCTATCATGGGCCAAGTAGCCTTATGTTGGGTAAGACGGGGCCGGACCAAGTACCTAACGAACCATATTTTTACATTGATGAGGCATCAGCGACAATTGGAGAAGTAATAAATATTCCTTTAGATGACGTAGCCCTGATACGTTTTGCGCCGCCACCTGTTTGGTTTGCACCGGGAAATGGCGGCCCTACAGGTGCTTTGTTAATTTACACTAAAAGGTTTGGCGATGAGAAAAAGAGGAACCACTCAACTTTTGATCAATATTCATCAATGGCTATAGTGTAACACGAGAGTTTCTATCAACTGATTACAGCTTTTCAACACAAAACAGGCACGCTGATTATCGTACTACTTTGTATTGGAACCATGATTTAACCACGGATGAGCATGGAAATATTAAAATACATTTCTACAACTCAGACAATGCAAAAAAGTACCGGGTTATTGTACAGGCAATGGCTGCGGATGGCAAAATAGGGTGTTTGAATGTGGTGTTTTAAGCAGCATTTAAAAAACACAGAAAAATATGCCCGCTGATTAATATTAAAACATGTACCATAAAGGTCGGGGATACCGGCAACGCTTAATCATGGTTTTGCAACATTAATTAGTCGTCCCTTAAAAATGATTTAATTTGTTGATAATCAACAAGATGTTAATAATATTTATTTCTATAATCTGCAAGTTTTTCAGAAATTAGTGTAAAAGCTTGCAGATATTTATGCTTAATAAACCAATAAATACAGGACAGCTGAGTTTTTTACAGCCAGGCTTAAAAGAGCAATTGTCCAATAAACACCCTTTATACTTATTAGCTGATCAGATTAATTGGTCTTTGTTCGAGGAGAGCTTCAGGAAACATTATAAGGAGGACTTTGGCAGGCCTGCCAAACCGATCCGGTTGATGGTAGCCCTGCTGATGCTGAAGCATATCCGAAACCTGAGTGATGAAAGCGTGGTGGAGCAATGGTCAGAAAATGCTTATTATCAATACTTTAGTGGAGGGCAAACCTTCACAGCAAAAGAACCTTGTGAGGCCAGCGAACTGGTACATTTCCGTAATCGCATTGGGGCAGCAGGTATAGAATTAATTCTGAAGGAAAGTATCCGCATAAACGGCAAGGATGGCAAAGAAGACAGAGCAAGCATTGACACCACCGTTCAGGAAAAGAATATCACTTACCCTACCGATAGTAAACTGCACCGGAAGATTATTAAAAAGTGCGTAAGCATTGCCCAAAAGGAAGGGATAGTGCTTCGTCAGAGCTACAGCCGCACTTTAAAGAAGCTGGGCATTGATCAGCGATTCAGAAACCACCCTAAAAATGGTGCAAAAGCGCGTAAAGCGGATAAAAAAGTAAAAACAATAGCTGGCAGACTGGTAAGGGAACTGCAAAGAAAACTACCTGCAGAAAGCTTTAGTGATGAGCTGGATTTATTTCAACGGGTACTCCGGCAAAAACGGCAGGACAGCAATAAAATCTATAGCCTTCATGAACCAGATGTAGTATGTATCAGCAAAGGCAAAGAACATAAGAAATATGAATTCGGCAGCAAAGTATCCATTAC
This genomic window contains:
- a CDS encoding amidohydrolase family protein — encoded protein: MKSICAVLIFLFVSFSLHAQKWNVETPPGTQKKVPITTDEGTWMNLDVSPDGKTIAFDLLGDIYSMPITGGKATLLAGGKAWEIQPRFSPDGKQISYTSDKDGGDNIWIMNSDGSDKHAVTKESFRLLNNASWTPDGQFFVARKHFTGTRSLGAGEMWLYHKTGGEGIQLTKRKNDQEDAGEPIVSPDGKYIYWSEDVTPGPDFQYNKDPYKGIYAIQRLNRQTGAIENVTGGPGGACRPQISSDGKLMAFVKRVRLKSVLYIHNLSTGEEWPIYDDLSHDQQETWAIFGVYPNFAWLPNNNNIIIYAKGKIWNIDVNTLNAAQIPFEVTSQQTITDALHYQQKVYQETFPVKMIRQLTTSPDGKYVAFNAAGYIYVKSLPDGIPFRVTYTNDFEYDPSFSPDGKSLVYIDWSDEMKASVNKIELQTCQVTKLTTEKGFYYTPKFNNKGDKVVFRKGEGNEVSGYAFGKDPGIYIVSANGGKPKMIINNGIYPQFSTDDSRLYYQSSEGDKKAFKMMDTTGANQQTLYTSKYTTQFNPSPDGKWMAFTELFNCYITPMVYTGSPQDLSATNKAIPLSKLTRDAGTYLHWSKDSQKLMWTLGPKYFTRDIRNAFPFAEGGTDKTPPIDTAGIDIGLNIKTDVPDGKIALKNVRIITMRGDEVIENGTILVNGNKITTIGKAADVLIPDDAKIYDLSGKTIMPGIVDVHAHLHASPDGISPQQDWNYYANLAYGVTTAHDPSSNTEMVFSQAEMLKAGNMVGPRVYSTGTILYGADGDFKAVINSIDDARSNLRRLKAVGAFSVKSYNQPRREQRQQIIEAARELQMEVVPEGGSTFFTNMNMILDGHTGIEHNIPVWPVYKDVKSLWNASKTGYTPTLIVSYGTQFGENFWYDRTEVWKNERLLTYTPQSIIDARSRRRTTSEYGDYGHIEVSKYVKQIADGGTKVNLGSHGQIQGIGAHWELWMLVQGGMSPMQALRCATMNGAAYLGMDKEIGSLELGKLADLVVLDDNPLDNIRNSDKIKYVMVNGRLFDASSMNEIGNREKVRQPFWWQQNRGQISSQPLGNTETYLFTAQDGD
- a CDS encoding IS5 family transposase, with product MLNKPINTGQLSFLQPGLKEQLSNKHPLYLLADQINWSLFEESFRKHYKEDFGRPAKPIRLMVALLMLKHIRNLSDESVVEQWSENAYYQYFSGGQTFTAKEPCEASELVHFRNRIGAAGIELILKESIRINGKDGKEDRASIDTTVQEKNITYPTDSKLHRKIIKKCVSIAQKEGIVLRQSYSRTLKKLGIDQRFRNHPKNGAKARKADKKVKTIAGRLVRELQRKLPAESFSDELDLFQRVLRQKRQDSNKIYSLHEPDVVCISKGKEHKKYEFGSKVSITVTQNSGVIIGALNIPGNDYDGHTLDAALEQQQRLTGHTLKEAFVDRGYRGRKEVHGTLIHTPKTFSSKLTSYRKNKLKEGFSNRAGIEPKIGHLKADHRLSRNFYKGIKGDTINVMLAAAAMNFKRMMNIWKDNLLALIFRLIQIFTASATRPNYSSVIVY